From Sporocytophaga myxococcoides, one genomic window encodes:
- a CDS encoding TetR/AcrR family transcriptional regulator — protein sequence MSTRIRIKLNEKLYLRDPEETELGRYIINKSINMIDQLGFEQFTFKKLAIEIESTEASVYRYFENKHKLLAYIISWYWVWLDYKIAFKTNNIKSPKERLKIIIKVLSEAQLDDPTTDFDEAALHRIVVSESSKAYLTKEVDSANKDGLYREYKKLCKKIAEIVLEINPTYKFAHSLTSTVMEASHYHVFFAHHLPSLTDIKIKGNDYRELEEYLEHLVFSAIESQ from the coding sequence ATGAGCACCAGGATAAGAATCAAATTAAATGAAAAACTTTATTTAAGGGATCCCGAGGAAACAGAGCTCGGGAGATATATTATAAATAAAAGTATCAATATGATAGACCAGTTGGGCTTTGAGCAATTTACTTTCAAAAAATTGGCTATAGAGATTGAATCTACTGAAGCTTCGGTATACCGGTATTTCGAAAACAAACATAAGCTGTTGGCATATATTATTTCATGGTATTGGGTGTGGCTCGATTACAAGATTGCTTTTAAGACCAATAATATCAAAAGTCCTAAAGAACGATTGAAAATAATCATAAAAGTTCTTTCAGAGGCTCAGTTAGATGATCCGACAACAGATTTTGACGAAGCAGCTTTACATCGGATAGTTGTTTCTGAATCATCCAAAGCTTATCTGACAAAAGAAGTTGATTCTGCTAATAAGGATGGATTATACAGAGAGTATAAAAAATTATGCAAAAAAATAGCTGAGATAGTACTGGAGATTAATCCTACTTATAAGTTTGCTCATTCTTTGACCAGCACAGTGATGGAGGCATCACATTATCATGTTTTTTTTGCGCATCATTTGCCTTCCCTTACAGATATTAAAATTAAAGGAAACGACTACAGGGAATTGGAAGAGTACCTTGAGCATTTGGTTTTTTCAGCTATTGAAAGTCAATAA
- a CDS encoding peptidase domain-containing ABC transporter, translating to MNISVISETHQLFLKMNEISFNIKEVEKQLGTLYSEGEIDHNSYLDYLFETGSFVNLAYFRNWMSEEEVSHLIKTSDVPFLVFKKDEKNKIVPAILYRSNNRCFIHNITESGQREYEFKSEYLSDFLKGQQLFNLKENDNKIFVLTCFPNQPIYSNDDNFKPGSYYEKIKTFQRLLLILKSEKREIFYIYIYAIIAGIIGLSLPLGVQSIIGFVSSGQVSTSVIVLISFIIIGIMITGGLQVMQLSLVEYIQQRLFTKTAFEFAYRIPKIKIESVLKYYPPELMNRFFDIITLQKGLAKLLLEFSAALLQVLLGLMLLSLYHSTFIFFGIFLVTILFLIIRLTGPKGLKTSLKESKYKYMVANWLEEVAKSLSTFKQAGYSNLPLEKTDYIVSNYLHARNSHFNVLITQYLSFVAFKTLITGGLLILGCILLVEKQINIGQFVASEIIIILIMNAVEKIIMQLDTAYDVLTSIEKIGHVIDLPIEIPKGINLELPANAPGLSIGIKKLKYKYPAEPEYILKNIDLEIKPSERICISGYSSSGKTTFINIILGFLTSYEGIVTLNNISLRNINKNSLLSLTGNNASQEDLFDGTILENITLGKNNIRLEDVQWATDCVDLTEFIQSQSEGFHTRLINGRLGISESVARKIIIARSIVFKPKLLILEDVLLGLEKETKLKMLNVLLSNQYNWTVIIISNDENIMKMCDRTIILKGGTIVSEGSYEEIKQNIHFKDLI from the coding sequence ATGAATATTTCGGTAATCAGTGAAACGCATCAGCTTTTTTTGAAAATGAATGAAATTTCATTCAATATCAAAGAGGTGGAAAAACAACTTGGTACCCTATATTCCGAAGGTGAGATTGATCATAATAGTTATCTTGATTACCTATTCGAAACAGGTTCTTTTGTTAATCTTGCATATTTCCGCAACTGGATGAGCGAGGAAGAGGTAAGTCATTTGATAAAAACTTCAGATGTTCCTTTTCTTGTATTTAAAAAAGACGAAAAAAATAAGATTGTTCCTGCTATTCTTTACCGAAGCAACAATAGGTGCTTTATACATAACATTACTGAAAGTGGGCAACGGGAGTATGAGTTTAAGTCAGAATACCTTTCAGATTTCCTGAAAGGCCAGCAGCTTTTTAATCTGAAGGAAAATGATAACAAGATATTTGTTCTCACCTGTTTCCCTAACCAACCAATATATTCAAATGATGACAACTTCAAGCCAGGCAGCTATTATGAAAAGATTAAAACCTTTCAAAGATTACTTTTAATTTTAAAATCTGAGAAAAGGGAGATATTCTATATCTACATTTATGCCATTATTGCCGGAATAATTGGATTGTCATTGCCTCTGGGAGTGCAGAGCATTATCGGTTTTGTAAGCAGTGGACAGGTTTCAACATCAGTAATTGTATTGATATCTTTTATAATTATTGGTATAATGATCACTGGAGGTTTGCAGGTAATGCAGCTTTCATTGGTAGAGTATATACAGCAAAGGTTGTTTACAAAAACGGCATTCGAATTTGCATACAGGATTCCAAAAATCAAAATTGAATCCGTATTGAAGTATTACCCGCCTGAACTGATGAATCGTTTTTTTGACATCATTACTCTTCAGAAAGGCCTTGCCAAATTACTCCTGGAGTTTTCTGCTGCCCTTCTGCAGGTTTTATTAGGTTTGATGTTATTATCACTTTATCATTCAACTTTTATTTTCTTTGGTATTTTTCTTGTTACTATTCTGTTTTTAATAATAAGATTAACAGGCCCCAAAGGACTTAAAACAAGCCTCAAAGAGTCTAAATACAAATACATGGTTGCCAATTGGCTCGAAGAAGTTGCTAAGTCTTTAAGCACCTTTAAACAGGCAGGTTATTCCAACTTACCTTTGGAAAAAACAGACTACATTGTCAGTAATTATTTGCACGCCAGAAATAGTCATTTTAATGTTCTTATTACCCAGTACCTAAGTTTTGTTGCTTTTAAAACCCTCATTACTGGTGGCTTGTTAATTCTGGGATGTATTTTGTTAGTTGAGAAACAAATAAATATAGGTCAGTTCGTTGCATCAGAAATTATTATCATTTTAATAATGAATGCGGTAGAAAAAATAATTATGCAATTAGATACCGCATATGATGTACTTACAAGTATTGAAAAAATTGGCCATGTAATTGATCTTCCTATAGAAATTCCTAAAGGTATTAATTTAGAGCTTCCTGCTAATGCACCCGGATTGTCAATTGGTATTAAAAAATTAAAATATAAGTATCCTGCCGAACCCGAATATATATTAAAAAATATTGATCTTGAAATTAAACCTTCCGAACGCATTTGCATCTCCGGTTACAGCAGTTCAGGTAAAACTACTTTTATTAATATCATTTTAGGTTTTTTGACTTCTTATGAAGGGATAGTTACTTTAAATAATATCTCCTTGCGTAATATTAATAAAAACAGTCTTTTAAGTTTAACAGGAAACAATGCCTCTCAGGAAGATCTGTTTGATGGTACAATCCTCGAAAATATAACACTGGGCAAAAATAATATCAGACTTGAAGATGTTCAATGGGCAACTGATTGTGTTGACTTAACGGAGTTTATCCAAAGTCAGTCAGAAGGCTTTCATACCAGACTGATTAATGGAAGGCTGGGAATATCTGAAAGTGTTGCCAGAAAAATAATCATTGCGAGAAGTATTGTTTTCAAACCAAAACTTCTAATCCTGGAAGATGTATTGCTTGGGCTTGAAAAAGAAACTAAGCTGAAAATGCTTAATGTACTTTTGAGTAATCAATACAATTGGACTGTAATCATAATTTCTAATGATGAAAATATCATGAAAATGTGTGATCGTACAATTATCCTTAAAGGGGGGACAATCGTGAGTGAAGGAAGTTACGAAGAAATTAAGCAGAATATTCATTTTAAGGATCTCATATAA
- a CDS encoding HlyD family secretion protein, whose protein sequence is MSLSDHFIEEHKHEFKKLYSIELAKTPNLAHKLAWWSGGIFLLVIIATFLPWTQNIHSYGKLTSLNPGDRPQTINSTIAGRIEKWYVVEGQRVTKGDTIIRLSEIKEKYFDPNQLERMNEQIKSKQEALNATREKTLSLNKQIEALKSGLEYSLNKARNKLNQTRLKVQSDSMDLVAIRIENQIAKDQLERQLKLYEQGLKSLTEYEQRKLKFQESSAKLLSTENKFNASKNELANALIELSSLKAEYLDKISKAESELNSTRSYNFSAEADISKMNNEYDNLKIRASYYYITAPQDGFIVKALKEGIGETIKEGEPVTTIMPLNHNLAVELYVKPMDIPLLEIGSKVRLQFDGWPALVFSGWPDVGFGTFGGKVAVIDNIDSEGKYRILVVQDETDNDWPSQLRIGTGAYGWAMLKDVPIYYEIWRQLNGFPPDYTGELPKKNKSKMKEIEKEE, encoded by the coding sequence ATGTCATTATCTGATCATTTTATAGAAGAGCATAAGCATGAGTTTAAAAAACTCTATTCTATAGAACTTGCTAAAACACCCAATCTGGCTCATAAACTGGCCTGGTGGAGTGGAGGTATCTTTCTTCTTGTAATAATCGCTACGTTTTTGCCGTGGACACAGAATATTCATTCCTATGGAAAACTTACTTCATTAAATCCCGGAGATCGTCCACAAACCATTAATTCTACTATTGCAGGTCGTATCGAAAAATGGTACGTAGTTGAAGGACAAAGAGTGACCAAAGGTGATACCATCATCCGTTTATCTGAAATTAAAGAAAAATACTTCGATCCAAACCAACTGGAGCGAATGAATGAGCAGATAAAATCGAAACAGGAAGCATTAAATGCAACCAGAGAAAAGACTCTGTCTCTGAACAAACAGATAGAAGCTTTAAAGTCTGGTCTTGAATACAGTCTCAACAAGGCCAGAAACAAGTTAAATCAGACTCGACTCAAAGTTCAGAGTGATAGTATGGACCTGGTTGCAATTCGAATTGAAAATCAGATTGCAAAAGATCAACTGGAAAGACAACTGAAACTTTACGAGCAGGGCTTGAAATCACTTACAGAATATGAACAACGAAAACTTAAATTTCAGGAGTCTTCTGCTAAACTATTGTCTACAGAAAATAAGTTTAATGCCAGTAAAAATGAACTTGCCAATGCTTTGATAGAATTAAGTTCTCTGAAGGCTGAATACCTTGATAAAATTTCTAAAGCTGAATCTGAGCTCAATTCTACCAGGTCATATAATTTCAGCGCCGAAGCAGACATCTCTAAGATGAATAATGAGTATGATAACCTTAAAATCAGAGCAAGTTATTATTACATCACTGCTCCTCAGGATGGATTTATTGTGAAAGCATTAAAAGAAGGAATTGGTGAAACAATTAAAGAAGGGGAACCTGTCACAACCATTATGCCGCTCAATCATAATCTTGCTGTGGAATTATATGTAAAGCCTATGGATATTCCTTTATTAGAAATAGGAAGTAAAGTCAGATTGCAATTTGACGGTTGGCCGGCACTTGTATTTTCAGGTTGGCCAGATGTGGGCTTTGGTACTTTCGGTGGAAAGGTGGCTGTGATAGATAATATTGATAGTGAAGGGAAATACAGGATACTTGTAGTGCAGGATGAAACCGACAATGACTGGCCAAGTCAATTGAGAATTGGCACTGGTGCTTATGGTTGGGCGATGTTGAAAGATGTACCAATATATTATGAAATCTGGAGGCAGTTGAATGGTTTCCCACCTGATTATACTGGTGAGTTACCGAAAAAAAATAAATCCAAAATGAAAGAAATAGAAAAAGAAGAATAG